GAACGAAATCCGCTTTGTTTTTTTGGCAGCCGTCGCTTCTTTATAAAAGGCCACCCTCGTCTCGGTTTGTTTTACATTCAGTTCTTTCGATGTGATATCCTCCAGAACTTTAAGCTGCAGTTCATCCGTATCCAGTGCCAACAGCGCTCTCGCATGCCGTTCCGTAATTTTCCGTTCCATCAAAGCAATTTTCACCGGTTCGCTTAATCCAAGCAATCGGATTTTATTTGCGATCGTCGACTGACTCTTACCGAGCCGCTGCGCCAAACTTTCTTGTGTCAAATGGTGAAGGTCGATCAGCTTTTGGTAAGCAATCGCCTCTTCGATCGCCGTTAATCCTTCGCGTTGAAGGTTCTCGATCAGGGCAATCGAAGCCGCTTGCGAGTCATTAAACTCGCGAATGATGGCAGGTATAACCTCTAGGCCCAATTTTTTAACAGCACGAAAACGCCGCTCGCCTGCAATGATTTCATATCTTCCGTTGCGGACGCGAACCACAATCGGTTGAATGACACCGTGCGTTTTAATGGTTTGACTCAGTTCTTCAATACGGTCGTCGTCAAAAACCGTGCGCGGCTGATAGGGGCTCGTATCGATATCCCCCACGGCCAGCTGCTTCACTTCATCCTGGTTGACTTTATGATCAGTCAATCCAAACAAACGAGAAAATTGTTCCTTCATCGTGTCAATACCCACCCGATTTCAAAATGCCGAAGTATTTATGTCTACATAAATTCGCCGGTTTCAAAAGGATTTCCTGCTTGACAGACCTTCTGTGCTCACATTTTATCTCTGCAAAATGTTTCACGTGGAACATTTTTGTTCGCCGACGAAAACCTGCAGGAATCTGCGTTCACGCAGCCCGCTATAAAGGCTGTTTTAACGGGGTGCCCGCTTTACGAGGGTATTTCGACGGCGTCTTGTCCGTTTTATCGATGATTACAACGTGCCGGTCCGAAAGTTCAATCGGAAGCTGCAAACGATGGACCTCGCGCAGCCTTCCTTTCAGCTCCCTCAAGCTTTTTTGCGCATCGTCGATTTCGTCATCCGGATCCGCTCCTTTCATTGCAGCGAATAATCCGCCGGGACGAACAAACGGCAGGCAAAATTCATTTAGAACGCTCAGCCGCGCTACAGCGCGTGCGGTCACGAGATCAAACTTATCGCGGTAGTCGGGCACTCTGGCGACATCCTCAGCTCGTCCGTGAATGCACTCAACATTTTCAAGCTCCAGCGACCTCACAAGCTCCTTCAAAAAAGAAATTCGTTTGCTCAGCGAATCGACGATCGTCACGCTTAGGTGCGGAAAACATATTTTTAGCGGTACGCTCGGAAACCCCGCTCCGGATCCGATATCCGCGAGGTTCGACTGCCGATTCATGGGAACGAAAAAGGCTAAAGAAATGGAATCGAAAAAATGTTTTTCATACACGGCTTCGCGCTCGGTAATACCGGTCAAATTCATCTTTTCGTTCCATTCCACCAACAGCTGGTAATAGGTTTCAAACTGCTGGAGTTGATTCGCACCGCACTCGACGCCCTTCTCAGCCAGCAGCCTGGTAAACTCCGTCTGATTCATTTCTTACCCCCGCGCTGCAACGACCCGATTATAATGCTCCAAATAAACGAGTAGGATCGAGATGTCGGCCGGAGTGACGCCCGCAATCCGCGACGCTTGGCCAATCGACAGCGGCCGGATGTTCGACAGCTTCTGCTTCGCTTCCGATGCCAATCCATGAATGTCCATGTAATCGATGTCGTCCGGAATCCGTTTTTTCTCCATCTTCCCGAGGCGCTCCACCTGAAGAAGCTGTTTCTCGATATAACCGGCATATTTGATCTGGATTTCGACTTGTTCCTTCATCTCTTCCGTCAGCTCTGTCGCAGACGGGGCAAACGGTTCAAGATGCGCATACGTCACTTCCGGACGGCGAAGCAGCGACAGCGCGTCCACGGTGTTTTGCAGCGGCGCAGACCCGAGCGAGGCAAGCATATCCTGAACCGGTTGATCCGGCCGTATTTTTTCCGATTTCAAACGCTCGATTTCTTGCTCGACTAGCTCTTTCTTGCTCATAAATTTTTCAAAACGCGCCTCCGATATCAAGCCGATTTCATATCCGACCGGCGTTAAACGAAGATCCGCATTGTCATGCCGGAGCAGAAGCCGGTACTCCGCCCGGGAAGTGAGAAGGCGGTACGGTTCGTTTGTCCCTTTCGTAACAAGATCGTCGATCAGCACCCCGATATACCCTTGCGAGCGTTCGACGATGACCGGATCTTTACCCTGCACGCTGCGCGCAGCGTTTATTCCCGCCATAATGCCCTGCCCGGCCGCTTCCTCATAGCCGCTCGTTCCATTGATTTGCCCGGCGGTGAACAGTCCCGGGACAAGCTTCGATTCAAGCGACGGCCACAGCTGCGTCGGTACGACCGCATCGTATTCGATCGCGTAACCGGTCCGCATCATTTCGACTTTCTCCAGCCCGGGGATGGACCGCAAAATTTGAAGCTGCACATCCTCCGGCATGCTTGTCGACAAACCCTGGACATAATATTCCGAAGTGTTTTTCCCTTCCGGTTCCAAAAAAATCTGGTGCTTCGGCTTATCGGCAAACCGAACGATTTTATCTTCAATCGATGGACAGTAGCGCGGCCCCGTCCCTTCAATCGCGCCCGAAAACATCGGAGCCCGGTGCAAATTGTCATTGATAATGCGATGCGTTTCTTCGGAAGTATAGGTCAGCCAGCATGGAATCTGCTCGTTATCCGAGTATTCCGTTTCATAAGAAAAAAACTTCGGTTTCTCGTCGCCCGGTTGAATTTCCGTTTTGCCGAAATCGATCGAATCTTTATGAACGCGCGGCGGTGTCCCGGTTTTAAATCGGACAAGCTCAAACCCGAGGTTTTTCAGACTCCCGGACAGCTTGACGGAAGGCTGCTGATTGTTCGGGCCGCTCTCGTACATCAGCTCGCCGATAATGACTTTGCCGCGCAAATAGGTGCCGGTTGTAAGCACGATCGCTTTCCCCCGATATTCGGCGCCTGTTTTCGTTATTACGCCGACGCATCGTCCTTCTTCGACGATTAAATCTTCCGCCATTCCTTGACGAAGCGTCAGACGCTCTGTCTCTTCGATCGTCTTCTTCATATTATGCTGATACAAAAATTTATCGGCCTGCGCCCGCAGCGCATGGACAGCCGGCCCTTTCCCCGTATTCAGCATTCGCATTTGAATAAACGTCTTATCGATGTTGCGCCCCATTTCTCCGCCCAAAGCATCGATCTCTCGTACGACGTGCCCTTTCGCCGGACCGCCGATCGAAGGATTGCATGGCATAAACGCTACCATATCCAAATTAATTGTCAGCAGCAGCGTCTCGCATCCCATTCGCGCCGCCGCCAGCGCCGCTTCACAGCCGGCGTGGCCCGCCCCAATTACGATTACATCATACTCACCGGCGCTGTACCCCATCTTTTCATCCCTCCTGCATCAAATATGAATTAACAGATTAATTATTTACCTAAACAAAACCTTGAGAAAATTTCGTCAATCAATGACTCGGATACTGAATCACCTAATATTTCGCCGAGTCTCTCCCATGACGTTCGCACATCGATTTGCACAATATCAACCGGAATTCCGGCATCCGTCGCTTCAATTGCATCCATCAGATGACTGCGCGCCTGCTGCAGCAGATGAATGTGACGGACATTGCTGACGTACGTCAAATCTGCCGATTCGAGTTTACCGCTGAAAAATAAGAAGCCGATCGCACGTTCAAGCTCATCGAGCCCCTTCCCCTGCACAACGGAAAGACGGATTGTCAGCTCTTCCGGAAAATTCAATTCGGATGGATCGAGGACGGCCGGCAAATCCGTCTTATTCAGCAGGACGATCGTTTTGCGTCCCTTTAGCTGTTCCATCAGTTTACGGTCGTCGTCTTGAAGCGGTTCATTGGCGTTCAGAACGAACAAGATCAGATCCGCATCCTCCAGCGCCGAGCGCGACCGTTCGACGCCGATACGCTCGACGACATCCGATGTTTCGCGAATTCCGGCCGTATCCAGCAGCCGCAGCGGAATGCCGCCCAACGTGACGTATTCTTCGATCACATCCCTCGTCGTCCCCGGGATATCGGTTACAATCGCTTTATTTTCCTGAGCGAGGGCATTGAGCAGCGACGATTTGCCGACATTCGGCCGACCGACGATTGCCGTAACAATCCCTTCCCTTAGTATTTTACCTTCTGCTGCCGTTTTTAGCAGCTTGTCGATTTCCCGGCACGCTTCCCCGCATCGTTCGCGAATAAAAGCGCTCGTCATTTCTGCGACGTCATGCTCCGGATAATCGATATTGACTTCGATATGCGCCAGCAGCTCGACCAGGCGGTCGCGCAGCGCCTTTACCCGGCTGGACAACGCGCCTTCCGACTGCTTCATCGCCACCGCAAACGCACGGTCCGATTTCGAACGGATCAGGTCGATGACGGCCTCCGCCTGCGTCAAGTCGATCCGCCCGTTCAGAAAAGCCCTCTTTGTAAATTCACCTGGCTCGGCGATCCGTACCGTTCCCTGCCTGAGCAGCAGCTCCAGAACGCGTTTGACCGCAACGACGCCTCCATGCGTGCTCAGTTCCACGACGTCCTCGGCGGTAAAGGAGCGAGGACCCCGCATGACGGTCAGCAAAATCTCCTCCACCTTCTCCCCGGTTGCGGGGTCGACGATAAAACCGTAATGCACACGATGGGATTCGGCTTCGTTAATATTCGATTTCGACCGAAAAACCTTCGCCGCCTCTGCTACGGCATCCGGCCCGCTCACCCGTATAACGGCAATGCCGCCTTCACCGACGGCTGTCGAGATGGCGGCAATCGTATCGTGGTTCATCATTTTGCTGCTTAAGCCTCCATTCAAATCCCCGCAAAGTGCCACTAGCTGTTCCGGTTCCTTTTCGGGGGCCTGGCAATCGAACAACTCATTTTTGACGATCAAGCAGAACCGGCTGACGCCGGCTTTGGCGGCGAAACGAGCTCATCCCTTGATCGATAAGAAGGTAAGCGAGAAAATGAACCTTACCTATTGATTAAAAAAAGGAGCAATGACTCGCCGCGGCAGCCATTGCTTCGATATTCCATATGCGAACGTTACTTAAGCGTAATAACGACTCGCCGGTTCGGCTCGTCGCCTTTGCTGAATGTTTTGACTTTCGCATGATTCTGCAGCTGAGAGTGAATGATCTTCCTCTCCTGCGGCGGCATGGGCTCCAGGACGACTTCCTTTCTCGTCCGGATGACCTGTCCCGCAAGCCTCTCCGATAGTTCCTCCAGCGTCTTGCGACGCCGCTCCCGAAAATTCTCCGCATCGAGCACAATGCGAAGATGATTGCCGGAATAACGATTGGCCACGATGTTGGCCAAATATTGCAAGGCATCGAGCGTTTGGCCGCGGCGTCCGATCAGCATGCCGATATCTCCGCCGCCCGAAAGCGAAAGCGTTAGCCCGTCCCGCGATTCCAGACGGCTGACGGATATGCCGATCCCCATCGTGCCCGCCACTTCGGTGACGAACCGTTCGGCTTGTTCGATCGGGTCCAATTGTTCGGCCGGGTCAACAGCAGCCGGAGCGGCTTCCGGAGACGCCGGCGTTTCCGGTTCCGGTTCGGGAAGAAGCTCGAGCTCCAGCTTCGCCTCCTTCGCTCCGATCAATCCGAACAGCCCCTTCGAGGGCTGTTCGAGCACCGTTACCCGGACGCGGTCTTCCGTGACTTGCAGTTCCGTTAATCCTTTTCGCAAAGCATCTTCGATCGTTTTACCCGATGCTACGATTTTCTTCATTTCGCGGGAGCGCCCTCCTTACCCTTGGCTGAAGATCGTACGTAAAGGAAATAGTTTTGAACGATCGTATAGATGTTCGTGTATATCCAGTACAGCGGCAGCGCCGCCGGGAAATTGATCGCCATCACGAAAATGAGCACCGGGAAAATAAACATGATCCCCTGCATGGCAGGCATCGTTTTTTGCTGCGAAGACATCATTTTCGACTGCACGAACGTCGTAATGGCCGCAATGATCGGCAGCACGTACGTATGGTCGGGTTTGCCTAACTGGAGCCACAGAAAGGTGTGCTCGCGTATATTCTCGTTCATATATATCGAATTGTACAGGGCGATAAAGATCGGCATCTGCACGACCAGCGGCAGACAGCCCGCAAGCGGGTTCACCTGGTTTTGCTGAAACAGCTTCATCGTTTCTTCCTGTTGTTTTTGCGGATTGTCCTTGTGCTTCTCTTTAATCTTGGCAAGCTCCGGCTGAAGTGCCTGCATCGCCTTCGAACTTTTATACTGCTTGAGCGTAAGCGGCAAAATAAGCGTCCGTACGATCGCCACCATCAGCAGAATCGCGATGCCGTATTGGCCCCCGAACCATCTGGCGAACGCCTCGAGCGCAAGCGAGAAATAGTAGACGACGTATCGCTGCCAAGGATTGCCTTCGGCAAGCTGGCCCATCGATACCGGATGTGTAGCGGACGAGCATCCGCTCAGCACAAGCACCAGCAAAACCAGTGAAAGCGCAATTAGCCATGTACGTTTCGAATTACGGGACAACATCTTAAACTCCTCTCTGGGCACCATCAAAACATAAGAACCAATATATCGGTAACACGGATTCGCATACCTAGAACTATATCACATTTTATGGCACAAAGAAACAAGCCCTGCCGGTCATCGCAAAGGCTTCAGCAGCCCGGCTTTTTTCAGCACATGCAGCATGCTTTTCTCGAGCTCCTTCATCTTCAAACCAACCGCCGCCTTGCGCACAATCACGATTAAATCGTGCTTCTCGGAGATCCGGTCCGCATGCTGCCGTACGATTTCCTTGACCAGCCGGCGCATCCGGTTCCGCACGACGGCGTTCCCGATCTTCTTGCTGGCCGATACGCCGAGCCGGATCGGATCCGCC
This genomic window from Paenibacillus humicola contains:
- the mnmE gene encoding tRNA uridine-5-carboxymethylaminomethyl(34) synthesis GTPase MnmE — its product is MNHDTIAAISTAVGEGGIAVIRVSGPDAVAEAAKVFRSKSNINEAESHRVHYGFIVDPATGEKVEEILLTVMRGPRSFTAEDVVELSTHGGVVAVKRVLELLLRQGTVRIAEPGEFTKRAFLNGRIDLTQAEAVIDLIRSKSDRAFAVAMKQSEGALSSRVKALRDRLVELLAHIEVNIDYPEHDVAEMTSAFIRERCGEACREIDKLLKTAAEGKILREGIVTAIVGRPNVGKSSLLNALAQENKAIVTDIPGTTRDVIEEYVTLGGIPLRLLDTAGIRETSDVVERIGVERSRSALEDADLILFVLNANEPLQDDDRKLMEQLKGRKTIVLLNKTDLPAVLDPSELNFPEELTIRLSVVQGKGLDELERAIGFLFFSGKLESADLTYVSNVRHIHLLQQARSHLMDAIEATDAGIPVDIVQIDVRTSWERLGEILGDSVSESLIDEIFSRFCLGK
- the rsmG gene encoding 16S rRNA (guanine(527)-N(7))-methyltransferase RsmG; this translates as MNQTEFTRLLAEKGVECGANQLQQFETYYQLLVEWNEKMNLTGITEREAVYEKHFFDSISLAFFVPMNRQSNLADIGSGAGFPSVPLKICFPHLSVTIVDSLSKRISFLKELVRSLELENVECIHGRAEDVARVPDYRDKFDLVTARAVARLSVLNEFCLPFVRPGGLFAAMKGADPDDEIDDAQKSLRELKGRLREVHRLQLPIELSDRHVVIIDKTDKTPSKYPRKAGTPLKQPL
- a CDS encoding YidC/Oxa1 family membrane protein insertase, which gives rise to MLSRNSKRTWLIALSLVLLVLVLSGCSSATHPVSMGQLAEGNPWQRYVVYYFSLALEAFARWFGGQYGIAILLMVAIVRTLILPLTLKQYKSSKAMQALQPELAKIKEKHKDNPQKQQEETMKLFQQNQVNPLAGCLPLVVQMPIFIALYNSIYMNENIREHTFLWLQLGKPDHTYVLPIIAAITTFVQSKMMSSQQKTMPAMQGIMFIFPVLIFVMAINFPAALPLYWIYTNIYTIVQNYFLYVRSSAKGKEGAPAK
- the mnmG gene encoding tRNA uridine-5-carboxymethylaminomethyl(34) synthesis enzyme MnmG, which gives rise to MGYSAGEYDVIVIGAGHAGCEAALAAARMGCETLLLTINLDMVAFMPCNPSIGGPAKGHVVREIDALGGEMGRNIDKTFIQMRMLNTGKGPAVHALRAQADKFLYQHNMKKTIEETERLTLRQGMAEDLIVEEGRCVGVITKTGAEYRGKAIVLTTGTYLRGKVIIGELMYESGPNNQQPSVKLSGSLKNLGFELVRFKTGTPPRVHKDSIDFGKTEIQPGDEKPKFFSYETEYSDNEQIPCWLTYTSEETHRIINDNLHRAPMFSGAIEGTGPRYCPSIEDKIVRFADKPKHQIFLEPEGKNTSEYYVQGLSTSMPEDVQLQILRSIPGLEKVEMMRTGYAIEYDAVVPTQLWPSLESKLVPGLFTAGQINGTSGYEEAAGQGIMAGINAARSVQGKDPVIVERSQGYIGVLIDDLVTKGTNEPYRLLTSRAEYRLLLRHDNADLRLTPVGYEIGLISEARFEKFMSKKELVEQEIERLKSEKIRPDQPVQDMLASLGSAPLQNTVDALSLLRRPEVTYAHLEPFAPSATELTEEMKEQVEIQIKYAGYIEKQLLQVERLGKMEKKRIPDDIDYMDIHGLASEAKQKLSNIRPLSIGQASRIAGVTPADISILLVYLEHYNRVVAARG
- the jag gene encoding RNA-binding cell elongation regulator Jag/EloR: MKKIVASGKTIEDALRKGLTELQVTEDRVRVTVLEQPSKGLFGLIGAKEAKLELELLPEPEPETPASPEAAPAAVDPAEQLDPIEQAERFVTEVAGTMGIGISVSRLESRDGLTLSLSGGGDIGMLIGRRGQTLDALQYLANIVANRYSGNHLRIVLDAENFRERRRKTLEELSERLAGQVIRTRKEVVLEPMPPQERKIIHSQLQNHAKVKTFSKGDEPNRRVVITLK
- the noc gene encoding nucleoid occlusion protein; this encodes MKEQFSRLFGLTDHKVNQDEVKQLAVGDIDTSPYQPRTVFDDDRIEELSQTIKTHGVIQPIVVRVRNGRYEIIAGERRFRAVKKLGLEVIPAIIREFNDSQAASIALIENLQREGLTAIEEAIAYQKLIDLHHLTQESLAQRLGKSQSTIANKIRLLGLSEPVKIALMERKITERHARALLALDTDELQLKVLEDITSKELNVKQTETRVAFYKEATAAKKTKRISFTKDVRLALNTIRQSIDMVSGSGLKIKTNEKDCDDHYEIVIHIPKR
- the rnpA gene encoding ribonuclease P protein component gives rise to the protein MQRKLRLQSRHEFARIYRNGKSFANSQFVVYWSRQPEADPIRLGVSASKKIGNAVVRNRMRRLVKEIVRQHADRISEKHDLIVIVRKAAVGLKMKELEKSMLHVLKKAGLLKPLR